ATCTTGGGAGCAATAGCAGTGATTGCAGCCCAATTCGATGGATAATCTTTTTCGGATTCAATCAATAATTGAACCGCTCTATCTCGGATTTCAGGGGTATATTTTGGTTTTGTCATCGGGACATTCTCTCAAGAAAGTTGGTCTCCGACAAACCCGGTACGGTTCAAAGCGTATTGAATAGGGTTCACAACAGGTCATTCACAGCATTTAAAAGTTTATCTCAGCAAGCATCCTAATAAGGTATTGATCTGTCTTTTATTTTACCTGATTTTTGGTCTTTTCTGAAGTTGAGTTTCAGATAAGAGCAATTTGAAAAAGTAGAAATTTAAGTCGGTGATGTTCCCTTTAAAAAGTGTTTAGAGGCCGAAAATTTTCTTCACTAAATATACTTCACCCTGATGCTGTGACCACAATAAAATGACGAAGCTTGCCCTTTATGTAGTACACACATGGCTTCAATTCCTATGCTAATACCAGCGTACATCTCAAAGAATAGTTTCACCCTAAAAACGCCGACTATGGAAGAGATTTATATACTCGACCTTTAGCTAAAAACCATTTTGCTTATCATCAATGGCTATTTGCAATAGTGCCTTAAATATATTCATCATCAAGTTCAAAAGTGCCTAATGATGTGCTCCTATTTAATTATCATTTAAGAAGAAATTATCCGGTATTTTGTGAACTTATCTGCTTGATTGAGTGCTTCATTCACTCATTTTACTGATCTGTGCCCTTATTTTTATGTTTCTCGATTCTTTAATTTAGTACCATCAATATAACTTACGCTGACGAGCTGGATTTATTGAATGAAATATATGGAAATCAGAGATTTGATTGAAGCTGAATTGAAAAATTATAGTTCTAATCAAATGATTCCATCAGAACGTTACTTGGCATTAAAGTTTGAGTGCTCAAGGGAAACCGTGCGTAAAGCCTATGAACAGCTTCGTGCTGAAGATAAAATTTACAAACGTCAGAATGTTGGCTGGTTCGTAAGTAATAAGAAAATTCAATATTGTCCAACCTCAATTGATAATTTTGCGTCCTACATGCAGACACAGGGCTTTCAGGCACGAACAGATCTGATCTCGGCCCAACAGATTGATCAATTTAATCGCAGTGATCTGTTTAGTGAAGAAAGTCGCCAACTCGGCTTTATTGAAATTATTCGTTTACGTTATGCGGATGATGTACCTGTACTTCTAGAATATAACTATTTGCCTATCAGGTTATTTCCAAATGTACTGAATTATGACGTGATTACTTCAGTCCAAGAAGTCGTTAAAAATCGTTTTCATTATGATTACACGAGTAGCCAGTTAAAAATTAAAAATACCGGTGTATCCCATTTCGAGAGCCAATATTTAGGAATTCCTTTAAGCCAAACAGCAACTTACATTGAACGTATTTCAAAATCAGACGATCTTGTGATCGAATATGACATCGAAATTTGGTCCCAAGACAAAATTGAAATGACCTTGGATATACACGTATAAGCTTTAATGTTCATCGTAAAAATTTAGATCCTGGCGACTTGAACTGTTTTTAGGCTTTATAATTTCTGAAATACTTATAACAACTAATCATTCTATTTTTTTATTTAAAACGCTAAACTTGCGTTCAGCTTAATACTGGTATGTACCACTTAACTGTATCGTATGTCTTACATATTAAATGTGGATCAAAATGATGCATCCAAATTTTCTTAAATGATGAAGATCCACTATTGCGAAATGAGAATCTGGCTCAGGAGTGTCTACGATGACCATCATCACAGATGATTTAGGTCATGGTATGGGGAATGCTTGGGAAAATAAAGACTGGGCACATATTTCTGAACGGGAATTACAAAGCCTGCAGCAGCATTATGCATGTTTACAAGGCAATATTCAGACCTTATGGCATAGTCCACGCCCCTTTTCATCGGCTGTACTCTTAACCATTGTACAGGATTCAGCGACCACCGATGAAACAGTCGCTCATCCGTATTTTATTAAGCGCAGCCATTGTTCATTTCGTCGTGCCCGCGATATTTTACAGGAGCATGCCGTTCTTCAGCATTTAGCCGGCAAGGAAATTCCTGTTGCAACCTTGCTCTCGACCCATCAAGGTCTCACGGCTTTAGAGTTGGGTGACTGGACTTATGAAGTCTATGAAAAAGCAGAGGGTTTTGATTTATATGCAGATCAGCAATCCTGGAAGCCTTTTTTCTATGCTGAACATGCCGCCAAAGCGGGATCTTTGCTTGCTAAACTGCATCGTGCGATGCAGGATTTCCCTGATCTGCAGGGGCGATCGGCACGTTATCTAGTATCAAATCAGCAGCTTTTAGAAAGTGAAAATATCGTTGCAGCCATACAATCGCGCATTATACAAAGTCCAGAATTAAGCTGTTATTTTGCCGATAAAAATCTAGAACCGTGCTTTCTAGATCGAGTCGCACAGATTCATCAGAAGATTAAGCTTGTTTTGCAACAGGCAGCAAAAATTTGGACGCACAACGATTTACATGCTTCAAATCTCTTTTGGTCAGCGCCTAATGCGGATGCTGAGATTACGGCTGTGATTGATTTTGGTCTATCGGATCGGAATTCAGCAATTTATGATCTGGCTGTGACGATTGAACGTAATTTTATTGATTGGTTAGAATTAGAACAGAGCTCACATATTCAGATTGATGAAACCGGTTTAACCGCCTTTCTACACGCCTATTTTTCCGAGATACCTCCACAAGAAGATTTGAGTATTTTGCCGGAACTACTGAAAATCGTGCATTTGGATTTCGCTTTTTCAGAACTTGAGTATTTTGTTGGCATTACTCAAAACCAACAACATGCCGATGCTGCTTATTACCATTGGATCATCGGGCACGTCGACTGGT
This portion of the Acinetobacter sp. GSS19 genome encodes:
- a CDS encoding GntR family transcriptional regulator, with product MKYMEIRDLIEAELKNYSSNQMIPSERYLALKFECSRETVRKAYEQLRAEDKIYKRQNVGWFVSNKKIQYCPTSIDNFASYMQTQGFQARTDLISAQQIDQFNRSDLFSEESRQLGFIEIIRLRYADDVPVLLEYNYLPIRLFPNVLNYDVITSVQEVVKNRFHYDYTSSQLKIKNTGVSHFESQYLGIPLSQTATYIERISKSDDLVIEYDIEIWSQDKIEMTLDIHV
- a CDS encoding phosphotransferase enzyme family protein, with protein sequence MTIITDDLGHGMGNAWENKDWAHISERELQSLQQHYACLQGNIQTLWHSPRPFSSAVLLTIVQDSATTDETVAHPYFIKRSHCSFRRARDILQEHAVLQHLAGKEIPVATLLSTHQGLTALELGDWTYEVYEKAEGFDLYADQQSWKPFFYAEHAAKAGSLLAKLHRAMQDFPDLQGRSARYLVSNQQLLESENIVAAIQSRIIQSPELSCYFADKNLEPCFLDRVAQIHQKIKLVLQQAAKIWTHNDLHASNLFWSAPNADAEITAVIDFGLSDRNSAIYDLAVTIERNFIDWLELEQSSHIQIDETGLTAFLHAYFSEIPPQEDLSILPELLKIVHLDFAFSELEYFVGITQNQQHADAAYYHWIIGHVDWFFGEQGQQFNHTLTRLIQHELQSSQSLSLTPASSPISHT